The region CGAACTGGATCTGGAGTATTACGCCATCCCCTGGGGGGCCTACAAACATGAAAAGGTCATCTACGGGGTCTGGATGGGAGCCTACGATGCGGCAGCCGTTCCCATGCTGGACATGGAGATCATGGAACGGGAGAACAAGATAGGCAAGGGGGACCTGCGGGTGATTGCTCAGAACGATCCAATCCCCTACTGTGTTTTCGGGGTCGCTCCCAAGGTTCCAGGCGAGGTGGTCGCGGCGGTGAGGTCGGCCCTTTTGAACCTCACCCGGGAGGCGACAATCCCCATTGACGGGGAGGTGCTTTCGGTGCTGCGAGCGGCGAAGGTGGACGGCTTTGTGCCCATCGAGGATGCCGATTTCAACCGGGTGCGGGAAATGGCGAAGAAAGCCAATATGCCCCCATATCAGACGTACTGAGATGTCCAATGTTGATGACTTCGCTGCACGTTGGTCCCGTTTTTTCTCTGGCCTCTGGACTCTGGCCTCTGGACTCTGGACGGTCCCTTTGGAACCTGAAGCATGAAGCCTGAAACTGATTTCGGCAAATATTCCGGCAGAATGGCCGAGGTGGGGATGCTTGTCATCGCCCTCGCCCTGGTATTTCAGGCTGTCACCGGACCCGCGGTGGGTACGGGTGGCATGGAGGGTATCGCCCGTTCGGTGGAAAGGCCTGTTCTGCCTGGGGAGGCCCAGGCATTTGCCCGGGGCATAAAGGAGGCGAGACTCCTTGTCGACGGCAACGGGAATCCTGCCGCCGTTCTTGCGGAACTACAGAAACAGTACCCAGGACGCCACGAGGTCTGGGCACTGTCAGCACGATTCCAGGAAAACATGGGCGATGATCGGGAGGCTTTGATGGATTACGCAAGGGCCGTCCGCCTGAAAGGCGACTATCTCGATGAGGGTTCGCCCCTTTACCTTGGCGGACGGATCAAGAGCCTTGTCAAACGGACCTTCTCGAATTTGTCAAAGAAGAAAAAGCAGGAGGGGCTCGCCGGCGATGAAAAGGAACTGCTCAAAGTGGTTTATTTCCTCCGGCGGCGCATTGCGGGGGGGTGCGAATGAGGTGGCCCAGGGGCGATGCCCCGGTCATTATCCTGAGCGGCCTCAGCCTGGGGTTTTTGGGGGCTGCCCTCGCTTTTTGGGGTAATCCGGCCAACTCCGGAATCTGCATCTCCTGTTTCATGGAAAATCTTGCCGGCGCCCTTCATCTTCACGATGACGCCCGCATGGCCTACCTCAGGCCGGAACTGGTAGGATTCGTCGGCGGGTCTTTGATGATGGCCTTTGCCGGCAGGGAATTCCGTTCCCGATCGGGAAAGATCCCCCTTCTTGGATTTGTCATGGGGATATTTCTTATCGTCGGTTCCTCCGTCTTCATGGGTTGTCCCATTAAGATGATGCTGCGCCTTGGCGCAGGAGACCTGACGGCAGTGGCAGGTTTTCTGGGGCTGGCGGCCGGCGTCTGGGCAGGGGTATTTTTTCTGCGGGCGGGTCTTGATCTCGGAGGTGTGTCTCCCTCACGGGTGCCCTTTCAGGGGCTCCTTCTTCCCGGACTTTTCATCATCGTGCTGGCCGTCCCCTTCGTTTTCCCGGGTTCATTGGCATCGAGCGTGACAGGGCCCGGCGCACGCCACGCCCCCCTGGCTGTGTCCCTGGCGGCCGGTGTCGTCATTGGGGCGCTGGCACAACGATCACGGTTTTGTGTGACGGGGAGTTTTTCCAACCTGTACCTCGCCCGCGACATGGGCCTTATGCGCGGTCTTCTGGCGCTCCTGGTCTCCGCTGTGGGGTTGAACCTGGCACTTGGGATGTTTCATCTGGGGATGCTGGATCAGCCAGGTTCCCATCCGGACCATTTCTGGAACTTTTTGAGCATGGGTATGGTGGGCCTCGGCTCCGTCATGGTGGGGGGCTGCCCCTTCCGGCAGCTTATTCTCTCCGGGGAGGGATCCGTGGATGCGGCGGTCGTTACGCTCGGCATGCTGACGGGTGGGGGGATCGTTCATCAGTGGGGCATCGCCAGTACATCGGCCGGGCCCACGCCGGCCGGGAAGGCTGCGGTGCTGCTGGGCCTGTTCTTCTGTCTCGCCATAGCCCGGTTCTATGGATCAGGGGAGGTGGGAATGAATAAGGGCGTAGGGGCGCATCGATGAGTGAGCGAGAGGGCGTAGTATCGAGGTATCTGGAACCCAAGGTCCAACGTGATAGACTAGTCCAGAGTCCAGAGTCCAGAGTCCAGAGTCCAGAGTCCAGAGTCCGGAGTCCAGAGAGGAGAAAGGCGGCCGCGGGGGACGAAAGGGCGGTATGAAAGTGGGAGGTTATCATAAATTGGGTAAATTAATGCGAAATCCATCCGTGAACTGGAGGGTTGAGACCCATCGTGAGGAGAAGGCCCTTGAGATACTTCTGGACCCGGAAAGGGAGGGGGAGGACGGCGAAGCCGGCACGGTCGGTACGGTCACCCTTCTTAGCGATGGCGTCATGCACCAGCTTAACCTTATAGGTGGAGAGATCTGGAAGCTGTGCGACGGCAGTCGCGATCGGAATGGCATCCTCGATTCTCTCCTGCAGATCTTCGCGGCCGACAGGCAGACCGTAAAGGAAGACCTGGACGAATTTCTGAGCGACATGATCAACAGGGGACTGATCCATGAATGTGAAGAGAGATAGCGACGTCCTCTCGGCGCCCCTGACGGTCAACTGGTCCCTTTCCTACAGGTGCAATTTCAACTGCAGGCATTGCTACAGCAGGAACCAGGCCCAAACCTCCCTTTCACTGGAGGGCATCCTGCCTGTTTTGGACCTGCTTCGGAAAAAGGGCGTGGTATACGTAAACTTCGGCGGGGGTGAGCCACTGCTTTACCCAAATCTTTTCGAAGTGGTTTCCCATGCGTCTACCGCGGGTCTCAAGGTTGCCATGAACAGCAATGGATACCTTCTGGATGCCGCGGCGGCCGCAAGGATCGCGTCGACAGGGTTTTCCAGCGTTGGAATCAGCATGGACAGCCCCAGGAGGGAGGTCCATGACCGTTTCAGAAACCAGGAGGGGAGCTTCGACAGAGCCGCAGCCGCCCTGAGGCATCTCAGGTCGGCGGGGGTGCGCACCACGGTCTCGTGCGTGATCAACCGGGGCAACATGGAGGACTGGGAGGGGATGATTCCAATCTGCCGCGAACTTGGGGCCTCCACCCTCTATCTCCACAATTACAAATGTATGGGTACAGGGCTGGTGAACATGGGGGAACTGGACCTGTCGCCGGACGAGTGGGGCAGGTTCTACCGGCACGCCCTTGAGATACAGGGGGAAGTTGACGATGTCGCCCTCTCATTCGATGACCCCATTATGGCTTCCCTGACGGGGTACGCGCAGGAAAACGCGGTGCCGGGAAGTACCTGCGGAAAGCTGAGTCTGCATCTGGAACCCAACGGCGACATAACCCCATGCGGTTTCATCCCGATAGTCATCGGGAACATCCTGTCGGACGATTTCGATGAAATCTGGTTTCATTCCCCTGTTTTGGAGAAGATGAGGTACAAGAATCCTCAGGGTAAATGCGATGGGTGTTCCAGCTACGAATCCTGTCTGGGGGGATGTTCGGCCCGTTCTTTCTCCCTCGCCGGGGATTTTGACCACCCGGACCCGCACTGCTGGGTCAAGGGAGCCGGGAATGGTGATTGACGATATGTCCTGCGATCTCCCATGGAGGATTCATTGGCGCCTGGCGGGGGCGGATCCAGGACCTTATCTCGCCGCGCTCCGTCAGGCCCGCCCCCTTTCCCTCGTTCTGGAGGTTGACGATCCGGGTGAGGTCCATGCCCTGGGCCTTCCATGGGAAAATACCTCGGTGGTGGTGGTTCTGGAGGGGTGGAGAACGGCCCCGCGCCCCTTTTCGCTGACAGGGGTCTCGATGTGGGAATTTCCGGTGTCAGGGCTGGAAGAAGCGAAGGCGGCTGAAAAAACGGTTCCGAAGGCGCTGCCCCCGGGGAGGGTGGCCTTACGCTGGATTCCCGGGAGGGCAAACCTGACGGAGTTTCCCGCCATCCTGGAACTTGTCCATGCTGCCGGGTTCGGCCTTACCTTGCCAAACCGTCCGGCGGATGATATCACGGCCCGAAAAGGGGACGATCCGCCCAATTTCGAGGTCTTTGAACAAAATGACCTGTACCGCATGAGGAAATCGGCGGATGCCCTGGGGAGCCGGCGCCTCAGGATTCACGATTTTATCCTATCCACCCTCCTGGGAATAGAAGGCCCCGCACCCCAGGGGTGCGGGGCTGCCGACTCCACCGTCTTCGTTGACGGCAACGGGGTGGTTTTTCCATGTAGCTCTCTTGCGGTCAGGATGGGGAGCCTGGTGGATAAAACCCTTGAGAATATTTGGAACAGTCCCATCAGGCGGAGGATACGGAGAGACATTACAGCTTTGCCGTCTGTTTGTGGTGCATGTGACGACCTGCCCCGGTGCCTTGGTGGGTGCAGGGGCGCTGCGTTCCATACGTACGGGCACTTCGGCGCACCGGATCCCGTGTGTCCGAAGGGGGTAAGGTCCAATGTCCAACGTGATAAAATCAGTCCAGAGTCCAGAGTCCAGAGAAGGAAAAAACGTACGCGGGGACACGGAGACCAAAAGGATGTCATTGCGAGCGACTGAAAGGAGCGCGGCAATCTCATGAACCTGGACGGGATCGCTTCGCATGAGGTCTGCTTACGCCGTTGCTCTGCGGGCTTCCGACTTCGTCTTCCAGACTACGACGGACAAGATGGCGGGACAAGCGCGATGACAAGGACATACTATCCGTTACCCACGTCCTGACCCCGCTGGTTGATCTCTGGACCCTGGACTCTGGACTCCGGACGCTGGACTCTGGACTCTGGACGGTGAAGTAACATGAGGCTGAATTGAAAAAGCGTACGATCTATCTTAACAACGCGGCGACGACATGGCCCAAACCCAGGTGCGTTGTCGAGGCGGTGCTCCGGGCCATGGAGGATCTGGCTGGGACCCCCGGCAGGGCCGTTACCAGTGGTCTGGAGTGCGAGAGGGCAATATTTCACGCACGGGAGGAGGCGGCACGGTTCATCGGCGCCTCGGACAGTTCCCGGGTGATCTTCACCCCCAACGCCACGGCGGCGCTGAACCTTGCCATTACCGGTCTTCTCAAAGAGGGAGACCATGTTGTAACCACTTCCATGGACCATAATTCCGTGGCCCGGCCTCTTAAACGCGCGGCCGATGAAAAAGGTGTTGAGGTCCGACGTCTTGAATTGTCCCCCGCAGGAACCATGGAGGCTGCGGGGATCATGGACATGATTTCCCCGAATACGCGTCTTATCGTTCTTACGGAGGCCTCCAACGTCACCGGAAGTATCCAACCCGTCAGGGAGGTCGCCGGAGCTGTCCGGGCCATGGGAGAGAATCGCCCTCTGATCCTGGTTGACGCTGCGCAAACCGCGGGCGTATTGCCTATAAATGTGGAAGAGGATGGTGTTGACCTTCTCGCCGTGCCGGGGCACAAGTCCCTGTACGGGCCTCAGGGAACCGGGTTCCTGTACATTGCCCCCGGCGTTTCCCTGGACCCTCTCATGGAGGGAGGTACCGGGGGCCGGTCGGAGCTGACGCGTCAGCCGGAATCCCTCCCCGACAGGTTCGAGAGCGGCACGCCGAATACTCCCGGTATCGTCGCCCTCGGTAAAGCGTTGAAATTCCTATCGGACAGGGGGTTGGAGAAAATCAGGGAGGAGGAGATCAGGCTCATGGATATCCTGATGGACGGCCTGACCGGCATCAGGGGCGTCGCGCTGTTCGGTCCCCATGACCCCATGAAACGGGTCGGTGTCCTCTCCTTTAATGTGGAGGGAATGGATCCTGCCGAGGTCGGCTCATTTCTGGAAACGACGAGGGGCATTATTCTACGGGTCGGGCTTCACTGTTCACCACATTCGCACAGGACCATTGGAACCTTTCCGGAAGGCACCGTCAGGATCAGCACCGGGATATTTAATACCGAGGGCGAAATTATTGAGCTGGTTCAGGGGGTCAAGGATCTCCTGAGGGCCAGGGGATGAGTCCCAGGTGAACTCCATGATGGGGGAGTTGCTGACGGTTTTCCCCACCACCCATCTGACCTTGACCGCGGAGAAGGTATTTGGGAACGCAGGGTTGAATCACCGCACGATCATGAAACCCAGGAGAATAAGCAGTGATTGCGGCCTCGCAATCCGTCTTGATCTTTCGCAGTTGGATCAGGCCCGCGAATTGGTTCAAAGCTCCGGTTGCCTTCCGGCGACTTTCTATCAATCCGTATCGGGCGGATGGAAGCCGATTCTCCATCTTGAAATCCCGGAGGGTGGGAACTGATGGGTGGGTGGAGAAGGTTCGACGGCCTGAAATCAATCGCGAACAGAACACCGGGTTGTGTGGCGGCCATTGGCAACTTCGATGGGGTTCACGTTGGGCATCAGGAGGTTTTTTCGGCCGGTATCAGCAGGTCCATCGAGATGGGTCTGCCCTGTATGGTTATCACATTTGATATACATCCCGCCTCGCGTTTGAGGCCGCGGGAAGCTCCATGTGTCATCATGACCCTGGAGGATCGCCTCAGAATTATCGCCGGGTTGGGGGTGGATGAAGCGCTGGTTATTCCCTTTGACAAAAACCTCGCCTCCCGGTCCCCGGAGGAGTTCGCCAGGGAGGTCCTGGTTAAAGGCCTTGGCGCCGAGCAGGTCGTGGCGGGGGAAGGGTGGCGCTTCGGCAGGGACAGATCCGGCGATATGGACCTGCTCGCCGAACTGGGAAGTGAGATGGGATTTGGGGTGACGAAAGTCCCGGCCTACACTTATGGCGGTTTTCCTGTGAGCAGCACGAGAATACGGGGAGCCCTCAACAGAGGAGACGTGGGCCTGGCCCGGAACCTTCTTGGCAGACCCCACTTCATCCGTGGGTCGGTGGACCGGGGAGAGGGGAGAGGGCTTGAACTCGGATATCCCACCGTCAACCTGGAATGCGGGGAAGTGCTTCTGCCGTCCGGAGGTGTTTACGCGGCCGGATTTTCCTGCGAGGGGAATATTGGTCCCGCCGCCGTCAATATCGGAAGACGCCCCACCTTCGGATCAGGGCCGACAACTTTCGAGGCCCACCTCTCCGGAATGGAAGGGGACCTCTATGGGAAGGAGATCACCATCTTTTTTCTGGCGAGGCTCAGGGATGAGCACCCCTTTCCGGACCAGGAAACGCTCAAGGCCCAGATCGGGAGGGACGTTGAGCGATCGAAACGGTCCTTTTCCCTATCCGTCATACAGGGAATTCCCCTGTGACCGAGGGAATTCAAAGGGGTGAATTCGGTCTTATCGGGTTTCCGGTGGGACATTCCCTCTCCCCGGCCATTTTTCAGGGTGCTTTCCGTGAAGATGCATGGGGACAGGACCGCTGAATTCATGCCCGCCGTCCCGGGGACGGTTCGTGGATAAGCTTGACAAAATTGCGGTTCTGAAGATAGCCTATGGGGCGAAGAACGGGTTTCCCGGGAAACCCATAAGGAGAGGAGTTAAATGTCTGCAGCCAGGCTGGGAGAGATGCTCGTAAGGGCCAAACTGATCGATGAGGAGCAGCTCAAACAGGCTCTCGAGGAACAGAGCAAATCCGGTGGCAGGCTTGGCTACAACCTCGCCAAGCTTGATATCCTGAGCGAGGCTGACGTTGTCGCTTTTCTGAGCAAGCAATACGGGGTGCCTTCCATTAATCTTGCCGAGTTCGAGATCGAGCCCAGCATTCTCAAGCTTATTCCCGGGAAAACGGCCAAAAAATACCAGTTGATTCCCATCAGCCGCACCGGTGGGACACTGACCCTCGCCATGGCCGATCCGACCAATGTCTTTGCCCTCGATGATATCAAATTCATGACCGGATACAACGTCGAGCCGGTGGTCGCCTCCGAGACGGCCATCGAGGATGCGATAATGAAGTACTATGAATCGAGCGGATTCGGGACGGGGAAGGCCCAGATCGATTCAACGGATTATAACCTTGATGATGCGGACTACAGCGGATTCGACGGGGAAATGGAGGCCGGGCCGCTTCTGGACGTTGAAGAGTTCGACAACCTTGTACAGGGCGCTGTTGACGATGTGGAGGTTATTGAGGACGAACCGGACATACTGACCGGTGAGGTGGATGCTCCCATCGTCAAGCTGGTAAACGGCTTCCTGATCAAAGCCTACAAGATGAAGGTCAGCGACGTCCATGTTGAACCGTATGAAAAAGTCATGAGAATTCGTTACCGGCTCGATGGTGTCTGCAAGACCATGATGAACCTGCCGCTGAAGATTCGCAATGCGGTGATTTCCAGGATAAAAATCATGTCGAAGCTGGATATCGCGGAGAGACGGTTGCCCCAGGACGGCCGGATCAAGATGAAGCTTGGGCGCAGAGCCGAGGTCGACTTCAGAGTTTCCGTTCTCCCCACCCTTTTCGGGGAAAAGATCGTTCTCCGGCTGTTAGACAAGTCCAACCTTCAGCTCGACATGACCAAGCTTGGTTTCGAGGAGGGATCCCTTGCCCATTTCAAGGAGGCCATCCACAAACCGTTCGGTATGGTTCTGGTGACCGGTCCAACCGGCAGTGGTAAAACCACCACCCTCTATTCGGCTTTGGCTGAGCTCAATACCGAGGACGTGAATATCATGACGGCCGAGGACCCCGTCGAGTTCAACCTCATGGGGATCAATCAGGTCCAGATGCACGACGAAATCGGTCTGAATTTCGCTGCGGCCCTCCGCTCTTTCCTCCGGCAGGACCCTGACATCATTCTCGTGGGTGAGATCAGGGATTACGAGACCGCCGAGATAGGAATCAAGGCCGCCCTCACGGGGCATATGGTTCTCTCGACCCTTCACACAAATGACGCGCCATCTACGATCAACAGGCTCCTTAACATGGGCATCGAACCGTTTTTGGTTGCCTCGTCCGTCATTATGGTAGTGGCACAGAGACTTGCCCGCCGCGTCTGCGAGTCCTGCAAGCAGGTGGTCGAAGTGCCGGAGAAGGCACTGATTGACATAGGGTTCTCCCCCGGGGAGGCCAAGGGGATTACCTGTTACAAGGGCGAGGGATGTACGGCCTGTGGCGGGACGGGGTACAAGGGAAGGATCGCCCTCTACGAGGTCATGGCCGTGGACGATGATATAAAGGATGTTATCCTGAAGGGCGGAACGACCTTCGAGATCAAGGACGCGGCGATCCGCGCCGGGATGTTGACCCTCAGGAGGAGCGGACTTACGAAGATCAAGGAAGGAGTCACCACCATCGAGGAGGTCCTCAGGGTGACCTTTGGAGACTAAGATTGATTGGGTCGTAAAAAGTCCGTTTATGGCTTTTTACGAAGTCATCAAAATTGATTTCCGGCCATGCAGCCTGTCGGCCCGGGGAGATGGAGGAAAACTGAAATTATGGACCATGTGAAGCAGGACGACGGGTCCGGGTCGGATAACGCCCAGGAGGTGCCGGGCATCCATCAGATGCTGAAATTCATGGTGGAGAACACCGCCAGCGATCTTCACATTACCCCCGGAACCCCACCACAGTTTCGAATAGACGGAGAGCTACGGCCCCTCAACGTGCCCGCCCTTGGTCCAACGGATACAAAAAATATCGCCTATAGCCTGCTTACCGACGCCCAGAAACACACCTTCGAGGAAAGCAAGGATCTGGACTTTTCCTTCGGGATCAAGGGCCTGTCGAGGTTCAGGGCCAACGTGTTCCAGACGCGGGGGTCGGTTGGGCTTGCCATCAGAACCATCCCCTTCGAGATCATGACCTTTGAATTTCTTGGGCTTCCCAAAGTCGTGGAGAATCTGACCAAGAAGCCGAAAGGCCTGATCCTGGTCACAGGGCCTACCGGGAGTGGAAAGTCCACTACCCTCGCCGCCATCATCGACCGCATCAACTCCACCCGCCACGAGCATATTATTACCGTTGAGGACCCTATCGAATTTCTACATCCCCACAAAAGCTGTGTGGTAAACCAGCGGGAGGTGGGAGCGGATACGGAGTCCTTCAAAAAAGCCCTGAAATACATTCTTCGCCAGGACCCGGATATTGTTCTCATCGGGGAGATGAGGGACCTGGAGACCATTGAGGCGGCGCTGACAGTCGCCGAGACCGGCCACCTGGTTTTCGGCACCCTTCACACCAACAGTTGTGTCCAGACGATTAACCGGATCCTCGACGTGTTCCCCCCGTACCAACAGCCACAGATCCGGGCCCAGCTGTCCTTTGTCCTCGAGGGAGTTCTCTCCCAGACCCTCATCCCAAAAAAGACCGGCGGCCGGATTCT is a window of Deltaproteobacteria bacterium DNA encoding:
- the pilB gene encoding type IV-A pilus assembly ATPase PilB, producing the protein MSAARLGEMLVRAKLIDEEQLKQALEEQSKSGGRLGYNLAKLDILSEADVVAFLSKQYGVPSINLAEFEIEPSILKLIPGKTAKKYQLIPISRTGGTLTLAMADPTNVFALDDIKFMTGYNVEPVVASETAIEDAIMKYYESSGFGTGKAQIDSTDYNLDDADYSGFDGEMEAGPLLDVEEFDNLVQGAVDDVEVIEDEPDILTGEVDAPIVKLVNGFLIKAYKMKVSDVHVEPYEKVMRIRYRLDGVCKTMMNLPLKIRNAVISRIKIMSKLDIAERRLPQDGRIKMKLGRRAEVDFRVSVLPTLFGEKIVLRLLDKSNLQLDMTKLGFEEGSLAHFKEAIHKPFGMVLVTGPTGSGKTTTLYSALAELNTEDVNIMTAEDPVEFNLMGINQVQMHDEIGLNFAAALRSFLRQDPDIILVGEIRDYETAEIGIKAALTGHMVLSTLHTNDAPSTINRLLNMGIEPFLVASSVIMVVAQRLARRVCESCKQVVEVPEKALIDIGFSPGEAKGITCYKGEGCTACGGTGYKGRIALYEVMAVDDDIKDVILKGGTTFEIKDAAIRAGMLTLRRSGLTKIKEGVTTIEEVLRVTFGD
- the ribF gene encoding riboflavin biosynthesis protein RibF, which translates into the protein MGGWRRFDGLKSIANRTPGCVAAIGNFDGVHVGHQEVFSAGISRSIEMGLPCMVITFDIHPASRLRPREAPCVIMTLEDRLRIIAGLGVDEALVIPFDKNLASRSPEEFAREVLVKGLGAEQVVAGEGWRFGRDRSGDMDLLAELGSEMGFGVTKVPAYTYGGFPVSSTRIRGALNRGDVGLARNLLGRPHFIRGSVDRGEGRGLELGYPTVNLECGEVLLPSGGVYAAGFSCEGNIGPAAVNIGRRPTFGSGPTTFEAHLSGMEGDLYGKEITIFFLARLRDEHPFPDQETLKAQIGRDVERSKRSFSLSVIQGIPL
- a CDS encoding SPASM domain-containing protein — its product is MVIDDMSCDLPWRIHWRLAGADPGPYLAALRQARPLSLVLEVDDPGEVHALGLPWENTSVVVVLEGWRTAPRPFSLTGVSMWEFPVSGLEEAKAAEKTVPKALPPGRVALRWIPGRANLTEFPAILELVHAAGFGLTLPNRPADDITARKGDDPPNFEVFEQNDLYRMRKSADALGSRRLRIHDFILSTLLGIEGPAPQGCGAADSTVFVDGNGVVFPCSSLAVRMGSLVDKTLENIWNSPIRRRIRRDITALPSVCGACDDLPRCLGGCRGAAFHTYGHFGAPDPVCPKGVRSNVQRDKISPESRVQRRKKRTRGHGDQKDVIASD
- a CDS encoding YedE-related selenium metabolism membrane protein, whose product is MRWPRGDAPVIILSGLSLGFLGAALAFWGNPANSGICISCFMENLAGALHLHDDARMAYLRPELVGFVGGSLMMAFAGREFRSRSGKIPLLGFVMGIFLIVGSSVFMGCPIKMMLRLGAGDLTAVAGFLGLAAGVWAGVFFLRAGLDLGGVSPSRVPFQGLLLPGLFIIVLAVPFVFPGSLASSVTGPGARHAPLAVSLAAGVVIGALAQRSRFCVTGSFSNLYLARDMGLMRGLLALLVSAVGLNLALGMFHLGMLDQPGSHPDHFWNFLSMGMVGLGSVMVGGCPFRQLILSGEGSVDAAVVTLGMLTGGGIVHQWGIASTSAGPTPAGKAAVLLGLFFCLAIARFYGSGEVGMNKGVGAHR
- a CDS encoding DUF3343 domain-containing protein, which encodes MNSMMGELLTVFPTTHLTLTAEKVFGNAGLNHRTIMKPRRISSDCGLAIRLDLSQLDQARELVQSSGCLPATFYQSVSGGWKPILHLEIPEGGN
- a CDS encoding aminotransferase class V-fold PLP-dependent enzyme; the encoded protein is MKKRTIYLNNAATTWPKPRCVVEAVLRAMEDLAGTPGRAVTSGLECERAIFHAREEAARFIGASDSSRVIFTPNATAALNLAITGLLKEGDHVVTTSMDHNSVARPLKRAADEKGVEVRRLELSPAGTMEAAGIMDMISPNTRLIVLTEASNVTGSIQPVREVAGAVRAMGENRPLILVDAAQTAGVLPINVEEDGVDLLAVPGHKSLYGPQGTGFLYIAPGVSLDPLMEGGTGGRSELTRQPESLPDRFESGTPNTPGIVALGKALKFLSDRGLEKIREEEIRLMDILMDGLTGIRGVALFGPHDPMKRVGVLSFNVEGMDPAEVGSFLETTRGIILRVGLHCSPHSHRTIGTFPEGTVRISTGIFNTEGEIIELVQGVKDLLRARG
- a CDS encoding GeoRSP system radical SAM/SPASM protein; translated protein: MNVKRDSDVLSAPLTVNWSLSYRCNFNCRHCYSRNQAQTSLSLEGILPVLDLLRKKGVVYVNFGGGEPLLYPNLFEVVSHASTAGLKVAMNSNGYLLDAAAAARIASTGFSSVGISMDSPRREVHDRFRNQEGSFDRAAAALRHLRSAGVRTTVSCVINRGNMEDWEGMIPICRELGASTLYLHNYKCMGTGLVNMGELDLSPDEWGRFYRHALEIQGEVDDVALSFDDPIMASLTGYAQENAVPGSTCGKLSLHLEPNGDITPCGFIPIVIGNILSDDFDEIWFHSPVLEKMRYKNPQGKCDGCSSYESCLGGCSARSFSLAGDFDHPDPHCWVKGAGNGD
- a CDS encoding PqqD family peptide modification chaperone; this translates as MGKLMRNPSVNWRVETHREEKALEILLDPEREGEDGEAGTVGTVTLLSDGVMHQLNLIGGEIWKLCDGSRDRNGILDSLLQIFAADRQTVKEDLDEFLSDMINRGLIHECEER
- a CDS encoding type IV pilus twitching motility protein PilT produces the protein MPGIHQMLKFMVENTASDLHITPGTPPQFRIDGELRPLNVPALGPTDTKNIAYSLLTDAQKHTFEESKDLDFSFGIKGLSRFRANVFQTRGSVGLAIRTIPFEIMTFEFLGLPKVVENLTKKPKGLILVTGPTGSGKSTTLAAIIDRINSTRHEHIITVEDPIEFLHPHKSCVVNQREVGADTESFKKALKYILRQDPDIVLIGEMRDLETIEAALTVAETGHLVFGTLHTNSCVQTINRILDVFPPYQQPQIRAQLSFVLEGVLSQTLIPKKTGGRILGLEIMVPNAAIRNLIREDKIHQIYSSMQVGQTKFGMQTMNQSLLDLYQKGIIALDEALGRTAHPEEMRQMLIQAGVSLGA